TTCTGTCAATAACGTGCTTGCATACGGCGTGAGGCGCGCCCGGTAACATTCCAATCGGCATTGGTGAAGATCGTGGTGTTTTGCATCGCGAAGACGGAATGGAGGCACCAGATGATGTCCCTTGGGCGAAGAGAAACCGTTGCTGCGGCGGCAGCCACTACTCCTGTCCGTGACGCTCGCCGGGCTTCAGGGGAGGGGTATCTCGAAATGAACGACAGTTCGAATTCCCCGGCGTCGAATATATCCGGAGCGCGTGTGACGATCGTCCTGCCGGGCCTCGGCGCCGGCGGCACCGAGCACGTGGTGAACCTGGTTGCCAACCATTGGGTTCGGCGCGGCTGCAAAGTGACGATCATCACCCTCGAACCGCCGGATGCGAAGCCCTATTACGCGTTGGATCCAAAGATCTCAATCGAGCGCCTCGGTTTGCCGCCGCAAAGGGCTGGGAAGATCGAGGCGGGCCTGCTTGTGCTCAAGAGAATCTATCGCTTGCGCTCCGCCATTCGCCGCTCGCAGCCCGATTTCGTGTTGAGCTTTCTGACCCGAACGAACGTGCTGACGCTGCTGGCGACGATCGGGCTGCAGGCTCCGGTGATCGTGTCCGAGCGCAACAATCCGGCGCTGCAACCTTTCGGCCCAGTCTGGAAATGGGTTCAGCGCCGCCTATATCCGCGCGCGTTCGGTCTCGTGACGATGACCAAGGGCGCGCTCGACTATTTTCCAGAGAAGATGCGCAGTAGGGGGTGGGTGGTCGCCAACGCCGTCGACCTGCCCGGCGAGTGGCAGAAAAGACGCGGCAACAATATCTTGGCCGCGGTTGGCCGGCTCACGCGTCAGAAGGGCTTCGATCTCCTGATCGAGGCCTTTGCGCGGATTGCCACGAGGCACCCCGAATGGAAGCTCGTCATCTGGGGCGAGGGCGATGACAGGAAATCGCTCGAGGCACTGCGGGACGCGCTGGATCTGAGGGACAGGGTTGAGTTGCCGGGCGTGACCCAAAGGCCGGGGCTGTGGGTGGAGACGGCCGACGTCTTCGTATTGTCGTCCCGTTACGAGGGATGGGGCATCGTCTTGCTCGAGGCCATGGCTGCAGGGCTCCCCGTGGTTTCCTTTGCATGCGAGTGGGGCCCCTCGGACATGGTGAAGCATGGTGAGGATGGGATCCTCGTTCCCAGTAACGATGTGGATGCGCTTGCCGAGGCACTGTCCAGGATGCTCGGTGACGGTGAGCTCAGGAGCCGTCTTGCTGCAAATGCCGAGGCGAGCGCCAAGAGATACTTGCCGGAGCGCATACTTTCGCAATGGGACGCAGTCGCGTCGTCGGCCCTGAAACACTCGGCCCGCGAACATGCCAGGACGGTGTCGGCCGCCGAACCCGGTTCGGCTTGAGCCGAACCATAATCCGGAGAGATTTGCGCCGGCCTACAGCGCCGCGCGTCTTATCGGACGCGCAAAGGTCGCCGTGGCTGGCGCTCCGGCGCGAGGCCGCGATCCATGCATCCTTCGGAGTGCACGGGATTGCCTTGTGACGCGTATGTGTTGATATGCCACTATCATCGCCGAGTGGTCTGGCGATCAGGGGGCTATCGCATGGGTGCAGGTGTAGGGCGCGTCACAGCAGTCTTTATCTTTTTTCTCCAACTGATCTCTGCTCCTGCGGCTTTCTCGGCGGCTCAAGAGCCGGGGGCAGCGCCTCCGGCCAAGGTGCAGCAGCTTTTTCAGTTGTTGGATGATCCCGAGGTCCGTCACTGGATCGAGACCAGGCCGGGAATCGAGACCAGGCAGGCGTCCCCCGCGCCCGTCGCCGTCACACCGCCCCAGAGCTTCGCTTCACGCTGGATTGCCGAGGTCAGGAGACACCTTACCGCGCTTCTGAACGCCGCGCCGCGTGTGTTGCCCGAATGGCAGGCGGCGAGAGACCGCGTGTCCGGCGACATGCAGAGCCAGGGAAGGTTGCCGATCATCTGGGCTTTTGCCCTAGTTCTGCTGATCGGCTACGGCGCCGAGTTCCTTCTGCGCCGTCTCCTGCGACGCAGTGCCAGCCGCAACAACGCGCAATCAGGAAGCGGGCTGGCGGCCTTCGTACGCATCGCGCCGCTTATCGCCTTCGCCATCGCTGCCATTGCTGCTTTCGTGATCGCCGATTGGCCGAGCAACCTCGGGGCAGCGGTCGCGCCGCTTCTGATCGCCTGGATCGTGGCTCGTCTTTTGATCGCGATCGCATCGGCCGTATTGACGCCGGCTATCTCCGGGCGCGCGGCCACGGATCAGGCGAGGTCGTATGTATCGCTTACTCCGCATAGTGCCCGTTACTGGCTTAGGCGGTCCGTGCTCTTCATCTGTACCGTCGCTTTCGTATGGGCCATCGGCGATATGATGCGGGCGCTTGCCTTTCCCGAAGACGTGCGCAACCTCACGGGCGCGGTCCTGGGGCTTGTCGTTCTCGGACTGGCGATCGACACGACGTTGCGCCGGCCGGTTGCCGAGATGGCGCCCGCGCGCCGCATCCTGCGCAATGCCTTGATCGTTTCCTTCCTAATCTTGCTCTGGTTCTTCTGGGTTGCAGGCATGGAAGTGCTGTTCTGGCTCGGCGTCTATGTCCTTGGTCTCCCGCCTCTGCTGCGCTTCACCAGCGCCGCTACCAGAACGATGCTGGATGCTGCCGCGGCGGAGGACTTCCGCGTCCTGCGCAATGTTCTGATCGAGCGAGGGGCGAGGCTCGTGATCATCGCGCTCGCTGCCGTATGGCTTGCCATGGCCTTTCGCATCAACGGCGCGCAGATGATGCAGGACGACGCCTTCAACCGCATCTTCCGCGGCGTGCTGGCCGGCATCGTCATACTGCTTGCGGCCGATCTCGTCTGGCAGCTTGCCAAGGAATCCATCAATGTGCGCATGGCGCGCGCCAGCCTGACCGTGCAGGATTCCGCCGAGCTCGCGCGCAATACGCGCCTGCGCACGCTGCTGCCGATCCTGCGCAATTTTCTCGCGGCCTTCATCGCGGTCGTCGCCGGCATGATGGTGCTTTCGGGCCTCGGCGTCGAGGTCGGCCCGCTGATCGCCGGTGCCGGCGTCTTTGGTGTCGCCATCGGTTTCGGCTCACAGACCCTGGTCAAGGATATCCTCAGTGGCGTGTTCTACATGATGGACGATGCCTTTCGGGTCGGCGAATACATCCAAAGCGGCAGCTACAAAGGCACAGTGGAATCCTTCAGCATCCGTTCGGTGAAGCTTCGGCATCACCGCGGACCGGTGTTCACCGTTCCTTTCGGCTCGCTCGGCGCTGTCCAGAACATGAGCCGCGACTGGGTTATCGACAAGTTCATGATCAACGTCTCCTACGATGCCGACGTTGCCAAGGTGAAGAAGGTCGTCAAGGGCATAGGCGCCGCGCTCCTCGACGATCCCGAACTCGGGCCGCTGATCATAGAAACGGTGAAGATGAAGGGCGTCGAGCAGTTCGGCGACTATGGCATCACCTTAAGTTTCGCCATGACGACGAAGCCCGGACACCAGACCCAGATCAGGCGCCGGGCCCAGGCCATGATCAAGGATGCCTTCGCGGCCAACAGCATCCACTTTGCCTCGCCGACCGTGCAGGTCGCCGGTGATGAAGCGCAAGCGACAGCGGCCGCCGCCGCGACACGCGACGCAATCGCCAAGAAGAACGCGGCGCTCGCCCAGGGCGGCGGGGAGGCAGCGGCGGAATAGTCGGGGCATTGCAGCCGCACGTCGTCGGGCTGCGGGCCTGTTGACATCGGGACGGGAGGCGGGATAGCTCGCGCCGAATGAAGATCGCCTTTCATGCACCGCTGAAATCGCCTGACCACCCTGTCCCTTCCGGCGACAGGCAGATGGCACGCATGCTGATCGAAGCGCTACGGGTGGCAGGTCACGACGTCGGCATCGCCTCGGAACTGCGCACCTTCTCGCGTGAAGCCTCGGATGCGGCATTTTCGGCGTTGCGCAAGGAGGCCGAGCGGGAGATCGCCCGGATTCGGCGGCTCTGGCAGTCGAAAGGCCCGCCCGACCTGTGGTTTTGCTACCACCCTTACTACAAGGCTCCGGATCTCATCGGTCCCGCGCTCTCGGCGGACTTCTCCATTCCATACGTTACCGCCGAGAGTTCTTATTCCTTTCGGCGCAACTTGGGTGCATGGAAACTGGCGCAAGATGAGGTCGCCGCCGGTGCAAGGCAGGCTGCGGTCAACATCTGTTTCACCCATCGTGACCGCGAGGGTCTCGAAGAGGCGATACCGGAAGTGCGCTCTGCGCTGCTCGCCCCTTTCATCGATGTGTCGCCGTTTCGCGACCTGCGAAGAACAGAGGCCGGCGGGAACCGGCTGTTCGCCGTCGCGATGATGCGTACGGGCGACAAGATGGATAGCTATCGCATGCTTGCCCGCGCGCTCGCCCTCGTCGCCGATGTGCCCTGGACGCTTACGGTGGTGGGCGACGGCCCTGCACGGGCTGACGTATCGGAAGCCTTCTCGGCCTTTCCCGCAGGACGGCTGGATTGGCTTGGCGAGAGGCCGCCTCAGGCGATTCCGGAGATTCTCGCGGGCGGCGACCTCTATGTCTGGCCGGGCTGCGGGGAGGCCTACGGACTATCCTATCTGGAGGCGCAGGCTGCCGGCCTCCCTGTCGTCGCGCAGCACACGGCAGGTGTTCCAGAAGTCGTACGAAACGGCGAAACGGGATATCTGACGACGGCCGGGGACATCGACGCGCTGGCGGCAGCGCTGCGACACTTCCTCGTGGACGGGACCTTACGCAGGCAATTTGGCGAGCGCGCGCGGCGTTTCGTTTTCGAGCAGCGCTCGCTTCCCGCCGCCGCCGCACGTCTCTCCGGAATCTTCGCCGAGTTCGTTGGGAGTGCGAAATGACGATGGCATCGATCTGGCAAACGCTTGCCAACAGGCTCGATCGCCTGCAGGAGACAGGCGGATCGATCGACTTCTGGCTGCGGGACGACGATGCCGTCGAGCCGACGGCGGCCCTTCACCGACTGCTCGACCTTACCGACCGCTTTTCGGTGCCGGTGAGCTTGGCCGTCATACCGGCACATACCGACGAGCGCCTCTCGCGCTGCCTCGCCGGCCGTCCGCATGTCGATGTTGCTGTCCACGGGTGGTCCCATCAAAACCATGCCCCTGTGACTGAAAAACGCCAGGAACTGGGAGGACACAGGTCGCGCGAGATGGTTGCGGCCGACTTGCGCGCCGGTTGGGCACGCCTGCGCGCGCTTTATCCCACCGCTATGGTGCCGCTCCTCGTTCCGCCATGGAACCGGATCGATCCGGGGCTGGTCGCCGGATTGCACGAGATCGGGTTTAGGGCCCTTTCGGTTTTCGGACCGGAGGAGGGGGCAAAATCCGCCGCATTACGCGTTCCCGGGCTGCAGCTCATAAATGCCCATGTGGATGTGATGGACTGGCACGGCACCCGCGGCTGTCGCCCTTATGGCGAGATCCTTCGCGACATCGATAGCCGACTGGATGAAATCGAGAAGGGCGGCGGGACGGTGGGAATTCTCACCCACCACCTCGTTCACGACGAGAGCGTATGGGAATTCCTCTCCGGACTTTTCGACGTCACCGCCTCGCACGCGGCCTGCCGCTGGCGCAGGGTCGCCGATCTTATAGATCGATGACCTGACGGTCGCACGCGGCGAAGGCGCCCGAGAAGAAAGCCTGGACTTCCTGTTCCATTGCGGCGAGTGCGGCGTCGGTGCGCGACGGATCGTGGTGGAACATGGCGAGGCGCGTGACGCCTGCGGCTTTGGCGAGCTGCGATCCATGCATCCCGGTCGAGTGTCCGTAGCCGCGAAAGGTTGGCATTTCGCTTTCCAGGTAGGTGCAGTCATAGATCATGAGATCGGCTCCGGCGATGAAATCGAGGAGCACGGGGTCGAGAATGCCGGGTTCGTGTTCCGTGTCGTAGACGAGCGCGACCGCCCTCCCGCCCCATTCGATACGGTAGCCGACGCATCCCCCGGGATGCACGAGGCTCATGGTGCGAATGGAAACGTCCTTTCGCGGCGACAGTGTTTCACCCGGACGGAAATCGACTGTGTCGAGGCTCGCCTGACAGATGCCCGTTCCGACCGGGAACCATGGCGGCCTCATGAACTCGTTGATCATTTCGGCCGTGGACATCGTGCCGTGGAGATGGCCGGACCAGAAACGGACGGCGGAGCTGCAGCGGTAGATCGGCTTGAAATAGGGCAGGCCGATGATGTGATCGTAATGGGTGTGGGTGAAGAAAACGTCGAACTCGGAGACACCTTCGGACATCAGCGACAGCCCGGCCTCGCGCAGCCCCGATCCCGCATCGAAGATCAGCACCTCTTTTCCGCACCGAATTTCGATGCAGGGCGTATTTCCTCCGTAGTGCAGGAACTGCTCGCCGGATACCGGCAAGCTGCCTCTTACGCCCCAAAACTTCACTCGAAATGTATCGTCCTGCATTCCGTTCCGGCTTTATCCTGCCTGCCGTAGCACTTTGCCCGGGCGTAGTGATTAGACAAGCACAAATCATGAGGGTCCTGCAATGCCATTGGCGCCATCGCGCACGGATTGCATGGCGAGAAGAGAAATCTATTCATCGAAGCGAAGGTGCTTTATCCATCGTAATCGGGTGAAAATCGCTCCAGCCTGGAATCAGCGACAGATGTCACCTCTAGGAGTTTGGCAACGATGGTGCAGCCGGCCGACAGGGAATTCTACGCGGGCCTTCCTCTTTTCGAGGCATTCGAAGGTGTCGCCGACGAGGCCAACTACCGGCCCTTGCCCGACGGCTGGTGGCTCGCCGTTGCCGATATCGTCAATTCGACGGGAGCGATCGCCGAAGGGCGATACAAGAGCGTGAACATGGCGGGCGCGAGCGTCATCTCGGCGCTCATGAACGGCCTCGACGAGAGAAACCTCGCATTCGTCTTCGGCGGCGACGGAGCGCTCGCCGCCGTGCCCGGAACGCTGGCGGCAAAAGCAAGGGACGTGCTCGCAGCGGCGAAGACATGGGTGGCGGAGGAGCTGGGCCTCGAGCTTCGCGCCGCGATCGTCCCGGTTTCCGACGTGCGCGCCAGCGGGTTCGACATGCGTGTCGCGCGCTTCAAGGCGAGCGAGGAAGTCTCTTACGCTATGTTTTCCGGCGGCGGCGCCAGTTGGGCGGAAGCGGAAATGAAGGCGGGCCGCTACCAGATCGAGGCCGCGCCGCCGGGCACGAGACCCGACCTGACCGGATTGTCATGCCGCTGGAACCCGATCGTCTCGCATCACGGAGCGATCGTCTCCATCATCGCGGTTCCGGGAGAGCGCGGCATCGGCCCGGAATACCAGGCGCTGATCGGCGACATCGTGGCCTTGGCCGAGGGGGAGGAGCGAGGCGGGCACCCGGTACCGGAAAAGGGACCCGAGCCGCACCTTTCCGTGCGCGGCATTACGGCGGAATCGCGCGCCGTCGCGCCGAGGGGCCGCCGCTTCCTGACCTGGTCCTTCGTCGCCGCGCAGAGCCTTGCACTGTTTCTCTGTTTCAGGCTCGGCATCAATTTCGGACCGTTTGACGTCAAGCGATATGCGAGAGACCTCGCCAGCAATTCGGACTTCCGCAAGTTCGACGACGCGCTGAAGATGACGATCGACGTCAGTCTCGATCGGCTGGGCCGTATCGAGGAGCGGCTGAAGCAGGGCGCAGCGGCGGGCATATGCCGCTACGGGCTGCACCGGCAGGATTCGGCGCTGATGACGTGTATCGTTCCGACCCCGATGAGCAGAGACCATATGCACTTCATCGACGGTGCCGCCGGCGGCTACGCGGTGGCCGCCCGGAACCTGAAGGCCGCTCTTTCCGGAGAGGACCTTTTGCGGACCGGGGATATTTCCCCTGCGGTCAAGCCTTGACGATGTGCTCGGCAGCAAGCCCGAGGCGCGCGAAGACGTTACGCGTGTCGACGATCAGCGGCGACCAGTCGGCAAGCGCGGCATAGTCGACGGCGTCGTGGTCGGTCGCGATAAGAACGGCATCGAAGCCGCGAACCGTCGCTTCGTCGAAGACGACCGACCGCCGGCCCTTCAAGGCCATGTGTTCGCGCGTCGAGGGGATTTCTTCCACATGGGGGTCGTAGAAGGCGGCCTTGCCGCCGCGCTCCTCGATGAGTTCTATCAGCTTCAGGGAGGGGCTTTCGCGAATGTCCGGAACATTCTTCTTGTAGGCGAGGCCGATGACGAGGACCGCCGAGCGGCTGAGCGCCTTGCCCTCCCGCCGGTCGAGCGCCTCGGCGAGCCTTGCCATGACGTGACGGGGCATTGCCGAATTGATCTCGCCGGCGAGCTCGATGAAGCGCGTCGGTAGCTCGTACTCCCGGGATTTCCATGTCAGATAAAAGGGATCGATGGGAATGCAGTGACCACCGAGCCCAGGCCCCGGATAGAAGGGCATGTAGCCGAAGGGCTTCGTCTTGGCGGCATCGATCACCTCCCAGACGTCGATGCCCATCGCCTCGTAGACGACCTTGAGTTCGTTGACGAGGGCGATGTTCACGGCGCGGAAGATATTCTCGGTCAGTTTTACCGCCTCTGCGGTCGCGTTGGACGAGACCGGAACCACCGTCGTGACCACGGCGGCATAGAACCGCTCCATCAGCCCTGCGGCCATTGGGCCGTCTCCGGCCACGACCTTGGGAATGCTCGTGGTCTCGTAGGCGCGATTGCCCGGGTCTTCGCGTTCCGGCGAGAATCCGATGAAGAAGTCGGTGCCGGATTTGAGCCCCGTTTCCTCCAGGATGGAGCGCACGATACCGTCGGTGGTGCCGGGATAGGTGGTCGACTCCAGAACGACGAGCTGGCCCGGCCGCAAGCAGGCGGCGATCGCGCGCGACGTATTCTCCACGAAAGAGAGGTCGGGATCGCGGTGCCTGGTGAGCGGCGTCGGCACGCAGATGATGATGACGTCGCAAAATCCAAGGTCCGAAAAGTCGGTCGTGGAGCGGAACCGCCCGGCGCCGGCTTCGCGCGCAAGCGCCTCGTCCGAAACCGCTTCGATATAGGAGCTCCCGGCGTCGAGCGCGACGATCTTGCCCGGGTCGATGTCGAAACCGGTGACATGGAAGCCGGAGCGCGCGACTGCAACGGCAAGCGGCAGGCCGACATAGCCGAGGCCGATGACGCCGACGCGAGCGGTGCGGCCGGAGATCGATTCGAGCAGCCTGTCGTGATGCGGAGAGGTCAAGATTGGCGTCCAGTTCTGTTGCCGGGAGGGCCGCTTCAGCGATCCGGCTGCGGAGCCCGGTGTCGTTTTGTTGGCGGGAAAGCCACCGCAAGTCAAGCGCGGCGCGCCGTCAGCGGCGCCGCACGCCTCACGGCCTGCGTCGTTTTGTCTGGCCGGGCAGGCATGCGGTCGTGAGGGACCCCGGCAATTTCAGGGTGCAATGCGCAGGGCTGTTGCGTGTACGATCCGGCAACGATCAAAAATCGCTCGTGGTCTCTGGAAAAAGTCCTCCGCGGTGAATATCTGCAGGGGCGCAGCGGTGACCCGATCGCTGCACGAACGGCCGCGGGAGGCGGCGGGAGCCTTCTTTCACCGACGGGTACCCACTTCAGTGCTGCCGCGAGCGAGCGATCGCTGCTCCGCGGTCGGCGCTGGTGGCGACCGTTGCCGCGACGATGAGGATATGGCATGAGCCCGATCAACGACAATGTTTCCGAAATCCTCCTGGACAAGGTCGCTGACTGGCTCATGCGAACCTCGCTCAGCGACGAAACGCTTGAAACCATCGTGCGCGGTTTCTGCGAACGGTTGGCGGCGGCGGGCCTGCCGCTCATGCGCGTTCATCTGTCTTTCTCGATGCTTCATCCGCTTTACGACGCCCTCGGCTTTACCTGGTGGCGAGGTCAGGGTGTCGAGGTGAGTGGTCTGCGTCATGAGGAACTGGCGCTCAATCCCGAGCGATTCCTGCACAGTCCGTATTATTACCTGCTCAGCAACAATCTCGACCATGTCAGGCGTCGGATCGATCCCGCCTTGCCCTCGGAGTTTCCGATTTTCGACGAGCTGAAGGAGCAGGGAGCGACCGACTACATAGCCTTCATGCAACCTCTTGGAGCCGAATCCGAACACGGAATGGTCGGCTCGTGGACGACGGACCGTCAGGGCGGCTTTAGCGACGACGTCATTGCGGCGCTCCTCAGACTTCAGAACCACCTGGCGATCGCCGCCAAAGTGGCCGTGCTCGGCAAGCTCGCCGACAATATGTTGACCACCTATCTTGGCGCCAATGCCGGGCGCCGCGTAATGAGCGGCCAGGTCCGGCGCGGCGACGGCGAGACGGTTCGCGCAGTTCTCGTCATGGCGGATATGCGCCAGTCGACGATGCTTGCCGAAAAGGAAGGCCGGCAGGCCTATATCGAGTCGTTGAACGGATTCTTCGACGCGATCGCCACGCCCTTCAACCGCAACGGCGGACAGATCCTGAGCTTCATCGGCGACGGCTTCATCGGCGTCTACCCCTGCGGCCGACACAAGGAGCCGTCGGAGATGGCCAGCCGCGAGGCGTTCGCCGCCGTGGGCGCGGCGACGGCGCGCATGGCCGCCCTCAACGCGGAACGCAAGAGGCAGGGCCGCGACCCTATCGGCTACGGCATCGCCCTGCATGTCGGAAACGTCATGTTCGGCAATGTCGGCCTGCGCGACCGGCTGACCTTCTCGGTGTTCGGCTCCGCGGTGAACGAGGTTCAGCGGCTGCAGAACCTGACGAAGAAATATGCCCACAGCGTCGTCGCGAGCGAGGCCTTCGTGAATTATTGCGGCGGGGAATGGCAAACGCTCGGGCAGGAGAAACTGCGCGGGGTTCGCCAGAAGTTCACGGTCCTCTACCCGCGGGATACCGCCCTTGCTGCAATTGCGCAGGAGCGGGCATATGATGCAACCGAGGATGGACTTTCCGAGGCGGAGCATGTCATGTTGCTCTACCGCAACAAGAAGCGGCCGCCTGGCCCGCGCGGTCTGATCGACAAGATGCTTCAATGAGGGGACCGATGTTTCGAATAGCTCTGCTGGCGGCGGCGATTGCCTTGCCGAGTCTCACCTATGCCCAGTCGGCGGACGAGCCGCCAATTTATGAACGGAGATTGTTCGACGGTTTCGAGGGTACGGATTTCGCGCCCGAAGGGGGACTCTACTACCGCGAGAATTTCGAGCAGAGCGCCGGCAGATACGAGTTCCAGAGCGCCGTCAAGCGCACCGGCAATGGTGGGCTGAAGCTCAGCATCGTGCCGAATTGCCCTGCGGATCACGACGGCTGCAGCGAACGCGCGGAGATCTGGGAAAAGACCGAGCTGCGGGTGCCCTACGACAAAGGGGTCTGGTACGGCTTCTCGGTAAAGTTCGCCGATCCGGTGCCGAGCGACGACCACCGCTATCTCATCGCGCAGTGGAAGCGAGAGATCGATCCCGGTGCCGAGGGCGACTTCAGCCCCTTCCTGGCGCTGCGCATGAATTCTGGAAAGCTCTTCGCCACGGTCGAAACCAACCATCTGCCTCCGGTCTCCGCCGGCCTTGATGGCGTACCGGCGCGTTGCGCCCCAGGCCAGGCGCCGGTCTGGCTCCGTCCGGAAGTCAACCAGATGCGCATGCTGGTGGCGACCGACGGCAACTGGAAGCCGGAAGACGGCAACCTCTTCAATGCATGCACGGACGGGATCACAATCACCAACCATGGCAATCCCCTGCCGGATCCGAGGTCCGGCTGGATCGATTTCGTCGTCTTCACGAAGCCCGGTCCCGACGGCTCGGGCCACATAGTGCTCTTTGCCAACGGCCAGCCGATCATCACCGTCAAGGGCCATGTAGGCCATGCGGACAAGGGCCTCGGTGAGAACCAGTACTTCAAGTTCGGACCTTATCGGGCCGCCGACACGACCGATTGGACGCTCTATTACGACGATTTCCGGCGTTCCCCGCGCTGCGAGGACGTCCTGACCAACGGCAGCTGCCCGTTCTCGTAAGGCCGTTTCGACGCGTCCACACCTTTCCGGTGGCATGCTGGACAGCCCGTTTAACCTAGGCTACTGTTTTTGAGTGGCAAAAAGTTACAGTGCGTCCGGCGGGGCGGGCAACTTCGCTGTAAGCAATTGCATGTTCCCGTTGATCCTAGCTGATTAAAGGGCAAAAACATGCGGCGCTAAAAGGGTGGAGCGAGCTTTGCGCGCCTGATCAGACGCGCGGCGCTGCGGGAAGTGGCTGCATGATTTTATTTTGGGGGCGGCCTCGAGTTGGGATTGTGCAGGAGGGGTATTGAGGGAAGCGTGCTGCGATGACGTCAGGAGCGGACCTGCTGCGAGTTGAGGGTCTGCGGATCACATTCTCGGTGCTGGGCGGCGAGGTTGAAGCCGTTCGAGGCGCGAATTTCAGAATTCTGCCCGGAAGGGTGACCGCGCTCGTCGGGGAGTCCGGCTCCGGCAAGTCGGCGATCAGCCAGGCGATCATGGGCATCCTGCCGAGCGTGGCAAGCGTCGGCGGCCGGGTGTTGTTCAACGATCCCGAAGCCGAGGCAAACCCCGTCGACCTGCTTTCGCTTGACAGGGACGGGCGCGACATCCAGGAGATCCGCGGCGCACGCATCAGCAAGATCTTCCAGGAACCGATGACATCGCTGTCGCCGCTTCACACGATCGGCAACCAGATCTCCGAAGTGCTGAAGATCCATACGGATGCCGACAAGGCTGGGCGCCGCGAGAGGACGGAGGAACTGCTCGGCTATGTCGGGTTTTCCGATCCGAAGCGGGCATACGACATGTATCCCTTCGAACTTTCCGGCGGCATGCGACAGCGCGCGATGATCGCCATGGCGCTGATCTGCCGTCCGGCCCTGCTCATCGCGGACGAACCGACGACGGCACTCGACGTGACGGTTCAGGCGCAGATATTGCAGCTCCTGCGCGAGCTTCAAAGCAAGCTCAACATGGCCATGCTTCTGATCACCCACGATCTCGGGGTCGTTGCCAACATGGCCGACGAGGTGGTCGTTATCTACCATGGCGAGATCGTCGAGGCCGGAC
The sequence above is drawn from the Sinorhizobium meliloti genome and encodes:
- a CDS encoding polysaccharide lyase, with the translated sequence MFRIALLAAAIALPSLTYAQSADEPPIYERRLFDGFEGTDFAPEGGLYYRENFEQSAGRYEFQSAVKRTGNGGLKLSIVPNCPADHDGCSERAEIWEKTELRVPYDKGVWYGFSVKFADPVPSDDHRYLIAQWKREIDPGAEGDFSPFLALRMNSGKLFATVETNHLPPVSAGLDGVPARCAPGQAPVWLRPEVNQMRMLVATDGNWKPEDGNLFNACTDGITITNHGNPLPDPRSGWIDFVVFTKPGPDGSGHIVLFANGQPIITVKGHVGHADKGLGENQYFKFGPYRAADTTDWTLYYDDFRRSPRCEDVLTNGSCPFS
- a CDS encoding adenylate/guanylate cyclase domain-containing protein encodes the protein MSPINDNVSEILLDKVADWLMRTSLSDETLETIVRGFCERLAAAGLPLMRVHLSFSMLHPLYDALGFTWWRGQGVEVSGLRHEELALNPERFLHSPYYYLLSNNLDHVRRRIDPALPSEFPIFDELKEQGATDYIAFMQPLGAESEHGMVGSWTTDRQGGFSDDVIAALLRLQNHLAIAAKVAVLGKLADNMLTTYLGANAGRRVMSGQVRRGDGETVRAVLVMADMRQSTMLAEKEGRQAYIESLNGFFDAIATPFNRNGGQILSFIGDGFIGVYPCGRHKEPSEMASREAFAAVGAATARMAALNAERKRQGRDPIGYGIALHVGNVMFGNVGLRDRLTFSVFGSAVNEVQRLQNLTKKYAHSVVASEAFVNYCGGEWQTLGQEKLRGVRQKFTVLYPRDTALAAIAQERAYDATEDGLSEAEHVMLLYRNKKRPPGPRGLIDKMLQ
- a CDS encoding nucleotide sugar dehydrogenase, with the translated sequence MTSPHHDRLLESISGRTARVGVIGLGYVGLPLAVAVARSGFHVTGFDIDPGKIVALDAGSSYIEAVSDEALAREAGAGRFRSTTDFSDLGFCDVIIICVPTPLTRHRDPDLSFVENTSRAIAACLRPGQLVVLESTTYPGTTDGIVRSILEETGLKSGTDFFIGFSPEREDPGNRAYETTSIPKVVAGDGPMAAGLMERFYAAVVTTVVPVSSNATAEAVKLTENIFRAVNIALVNELKVVYEAMGIDVWEVIDAAKTKPFGYMPFYPGPGLGGHCIPIDPFYLTWKSREYELPTRFIELAGEINSAMPRHVMARLAEALDRREGKALSRSAVLVIGLAYKKNVPDIRESPSLKLIELIEERGGKAAFYDPHVEEIPSTREHMALKGRRSVVFDEATVRGFDAVLIATDHDAVDYAALADWSPLIVDTRNVFARLGLAAEHIVKA